A single genomic interval of Aureliella helgolandensis harbors:
- a CDS encoding RNA polymerase sigma factor yields MSDTEPPDWSAVIHQHAERVFRIAYRILGSVHDAEDVSQEVFTEAMSVHRSGMVRTWTGLMVRLATVRALDRLRRNQGRPGALPNGDFTPSPEPQPDQELIATELATWLRGEIESLPTQQAAIFSLAYFEQLSRNEIATALDVSPEAVSTTLYKARKRLSSRLAVIQGEKS; encoded by the coding sequence GTGTCCGACACCGAGCCCCCCGACTGGAGCGCAGTCATTCATCAGCATGCGGAACGAGTTTTCCGCATCGCCTATCGCATCCTCGGCTCCGTTCATGACGCAGAGGATGTGAGCCAAGAAGTCTTCACTGAGGCGATGTCGGTTCATCGATCGGGAATGGTCCGGACATGGACGGGACTGATGGTCCGCTTGGCCACGGTTCGAGCGCTTGATCGCCTGCGACGTAACCAAGGCAGGCCGGGGGCGTTACCGAACGGCGACTTCACTCCATCGCCGGAACCGCAGCCAGACCAGGAACTCATCGCAACAGAACTTGCAACTTGGTTGAGAGGCGAGATTGAAAGTCTGCCCACCCAGCAAGCCGCAATCTTCAGTCTTGCTTACTTCGAGCAGCTTTCGCGCAACGAGATTGCCACCGCCCTTGATGTCTCCCCCGAAGCCGTCTCCACAACGCTTTACAAAGCTCGCAAAAGGCTTTCCAGCCGATTAGCCGTCATCCAAGGAGAGAAGTCATGA